A window of the Helicobacteraceae bacterium genome harbors these coding sequences:
- a CDS encoding replicative DNA helicase, with amino-acid sequence MEIELYNLNIERAVLSSILFEPSYYADAAERLTERDFYLPAHQAIFAAMGELNADRVPIDEEFLRKRLIKSARYDENVMLDILATTPLSNTYAYIDEIKELALKREIIKLTTEIKQVVYEEQLDAAESIDRVQKRIFELGNDASSKQFRSGEEIAASALERIEAIKARGNKLVTGLDTGFHGLNKMTNGFHAGDMIVLGARPSMGKTAFAVNLTANVLGNDEGVAIFSLEMSAEDLMFRLLSIKTGLPMSKIKVGDLDDNEWARLLDAADFFGRSKLFVDDDSSLNINKLRSRLRHLKIQRPEIKLAIIDYIGLMADQNRADTNRQQQISDISRGIKILARELEIPILVLCQLNRGLENRDEKRPKLADIRESGSIEQDADIVMFVHREDVYAAKEEKEKKKKALKEGKDYRSEFKEKPEEEAEIIIEKHRNGETGTIKMIFQKAFTRFIDDDLHLSAQTRYYRDTRVEVEYKNADMPPL; translated from the coding sequence TTGGAAATCGAGCTTTACAACTTAAATATCGAGCGCGCCGTTTTAAGCTCGATTCTCTTTGAGCCGTCTTACTACGCCGACGCGGCGGAGCGGTTGACGGAGCGCGACTTTTACCTACCCGCGCATCAGGCGATCTTCGCGGCTATGGGCGAATTAAACGCCGATCGCGTCCCGATCGACGAGGAGTTTTTGCGTAAAAGGCTAATTAAAAGCGCTCGATACGACGAAAACGTCATGTTGGACATTTTGGCTACCACGCCGCTGTCCAACACCTACGCCTATATCGACGAGATTAAAGAGCTGGCGTTAAAGCGCGAGATTATTAAGCTCACCACCGAGATTAAACAGGTAGTTTACGAAGAGCAACTTGACGCGGCGGAGTCGATCGATCGCGTGCAAAAACGGATATTTGAACTTGGAAACGACGCCTCTTCCAAGCAATTTAGAAGCGGCGAAGAGATAGCCGCTTCCGCGCTGGAAAGGATCGAGGCTATCAAGGCGCGCGGCAACAAACTTGTAACGGGCTTGGACACGGGCTTTCACGGGTTAAACAAAATGACTAACGGCTTTCACGCGGGCGATATGATTGTGCTTGGGGCGCGTCCTAGCATGGGCAAGACCGCGTTTGCCGTGAATCTTACCGCGAACGTTTTAGGAAACGACGAGGGCGTGGCGATCTTCAGTCTTGAGATGTCGGCGGAGGACCTTATGTTCCGTCTCTTGTCGATCAAGACAGGTCTGCCCATGAGCAAAATCAAGGTGGGCGATCTCGACGACAACGAATGGGCGCGCTTACTCGACGCGGCGGATTTTTTTGGGCGGAGCAAGCTGTTTGTGGACGACGATTCGTCGCTGAATATCAATAAACTTAGAAGCCGTCTTAGGCATTTGAAAATACAGCGTCCCGAAATCAAATTGGCGATTATCGACTATATAGGCTTGATGGCGGATCAAAATCGCGCGGATACCAATCGGCAACAGCAGATCAGCGATATTTCGCGCGGGATTAAAATTCTAGCGCGGGAACTTGAGATACCAATCCTTGTCTTGTGCCAATTAAATAGAGGGCTGGAAAACCGCGACGAAAAGCGCCCGAAGCTCGCCGACATACGCGAAAGCGGTTCGATCGAGCAGGATGCGGATATTGTGATGTTTGTTCATCGCGAGGACGTTTACGCCGCGAAAGAGGAAAAAGAAAAGAAGAAAAAGGCGCTAAAAGAGGGCAAAGACTATCGATCGGAGTTTAAAGAAAAGCCCGAAGAGGAAGCGGAGATTATTATAGAAAAGCACCGAAACGGAGAGACCGGCACAATTAAGATGATCTTCCAAAAAGCCTTTACGCGCTTTATTGACGACGATCTTCATTTAAGCGCGCAGACTCGGTATTACCGCGATACGCGCGTAGAAGTGGAATACAAAAACGCGGATATGCCGCCGCTTTAG
- a CDS encoding ComEC/Rec2 family competence protein: protein MERLDLFYSFKSLALFIAVCAAALSVNLFFEYSRFLELKKQKFCDINATIARQTLKLNKNGKAYWTLRLESKERGVFFTSTFEDLRDDLTKSDVSLTIITENIGFLDFMRGFYAPSFKISILPSFYEVKSDSLYDRAVSFIADQHENAYMRELFPAIFFASPQSAELRSAVVKYAAAHLIALSGMHLSVLSLVLGALVGFPYRILQSRFFPWRNGFYDLSAIAIAVFGVYLIFTGVVPSLLRAYAMFIFGLFLFARHIKVVSFETLLIVSLALIAFAPRLLFSIGFLLSVAGVFYIFLYLRYFGDRSKIAIAIGMSIYVFAAMLPIVHYFFPPTAHTQLLSPILTLIYTPFYILEIILHAIGLGDLLDSALIAFFNVSVSQWDFSVPLWLCLSYIALSLAAIFSHYAHYVFVATLILWLFWQYLLTPMRL, encoded by the coding sequence GTGGAACGGCTCGATCTATTTTATTCGTTCAAATCGCTCGCCCTATTTATAGCCGTTTGCGCGGCGGCGCTTAGCGTTAATCTGTTTTTTGAATACAGCCGGTTTTTGGAGCTGAAAAAACAAAAGTTTTGCGATATTAACGCCACGATCGCAAGGCAGACGCTAAAACTAAATAAAAACGGCAAAGCCTATTGGACATTGCGTCTTGAAAGCAAAGAGCGCGGCGTATTTTTTACCTCCACTTTTGAGGATTTGCGCGACGATTTAACTAAGAGCGACGTCTCTCTTACGATCATAACGGAGAATATCGGTTTTCTCGACTTTATGCGAGGTTTCTACGCGCCTAGTTTTAAGATTTCGATCCTGCCGTCGTTTTATGAAGTAAAAAGCGATAGCCTATACGATCGCGCCGTATCGTTTATCGCCGATCAGCACGAAAACGCGTATATGCGCGAGCTATTTCCAGCGATATTTTTCGCTTCGCCGCAAAGCGCGGAGCTAAGATCGGCGGTAGTCAAATACGCCGCCGCTCATCTAATCGCTTTGAGCGGTATGCATTTAAGCGTTTTGTCGCTGGTTTTGGGCGCGCTCGTAGGCTTTCCGTATCGCATATTGCAGTCGAGGTTTTTCCCTTGGCGAAACGGTTTCTACGATCTCAGCGCGATCGCGATCGCCGTTTTTGGAGTTTATCTTATTTTTACGGGCGTGGTTCCCTCTTTGCTTCGAGCTTACGCGATGTTTATATTCGGACTGTTTCTGTTTGCTAGACATATTAAAGTCGTTAGTTTTGAAACGCTTCTTATCGTTTCGCTCGCGCTGATCGCCTTCGCGCCGAGACTGCTTTTTTCGATCGGATTTTTGCTTAGCGTCGCGGGCGTGTTTTATATATTTTTATATCTGCGGTATTTTGGCGATCGATCTAAAATCGCGATCGCGATCGGCATGTCGATCTATGTCTTTGCCGCCATGCTTCCGATTGTGCATTATTTCTTCCCTCCTACGGCGCATACGCAACTGCTTAGTCCTATATTGACGCTAATTTATACGCCGTTTTATATTTTAGAGATTATTTTGCACGCGATCGGTTTAGGCGATCTATTAGATTCCGCGTTGATCGCCTTTTTTAACGTTAGCGTTTCTCAGTGGGATTTTTCCGTTCCGCTTTGGCTATGCTTAAGCTATATCGCGCTTAGTCTCGCGGCGATATTTAGTCATTACGCGCATTATGTTTTTGTAGCGACGCTTATTTTGTGGCTATTCTGGCAGTATTTGCTTACTCCCATGCGGCTTTAA
- a CDS encoding chemotaxis protein CheX translates to MNLEKALVEAAEYFAREMLADKARLTASTPRKRAWTASIDVIGDERWNVKIHISKPVLKKMAGLFLNIESPSDEELRDLLKEASNAVAGRAKAVASDRGLQFAISTPRFEGGSKPIRNDAEIILHFLFANDVFTISAKRERQ, encoded by the coding sequence ATGAATCTGGAGAAAGCTCTGGTTGAAGCCGCCGAGTATTTCGCTCGCGAAATGCTTGCGGACAAGGCGAGGTTAACGGCTTCAACGCCGCGCAAACGCGCTTGGACGGCTAGTATCGACGTTATCGGCGACGAAAGATGGAACGTAAAAATACATATCTCAAAACCCGTTCTTAAAAAAATGGCGGGACTCTTTCTAAATATAGAATCGCCGAGCGACGAGGAGTTGCGCGATCTGCTAAAGGAAGCGTCCAACGCCGTCGCGGGACGCGCCAAAGCCGTCGCCTCCGATCGCGGATTACAATTCGCCATATCGACGCCGCGTTTCGAGGGCGGATCAAAACCGATTCGCAACGACGCGGAGATAATTTTACATTTTCTTTTCGCTAACGACGTATTTACCATATCCGCTAAACGGGAACGGCAATGA
- a CDS encoding HNH endonuclease, with the protein MQMTQTELIFKFFENNPNRDIKHAEVVDWATAKWKEITGKPYRDPDRQIRKLHQDGKLQKICKGVYRYDPSLIINRYLEDFTQKQKEAVLKRDGYRCVICGRGRKNGVELCVDHIIPKELGGKATIENAQTLCAQHNIKKKHYKQTETGKKMFIRLYELSKTLGDDETKRFCEEILEVFERNNVNGHIEWKK; encoded by the coding sequence CTGCAAATGACGCAAACCGAACTTATATTCAAGTTTTTTGAAAATAATCCAAACAGGGACATAAAACATGCGGAAGTTGTGGATTGGGCAACGGCAAAATGGAAAGAAATAACGGGAAAACCGTATAGAGACCCCGATAGACAAATTAGAAAATTACACCAAGATGGTAAATTGCAAAAGATCTGCAAAGGCGTATATCGTTACGATCCCAGCCTTATTATAAACCGATATTTAGAAGATTTCACCCAAAAGCAAAAAGAAGCTGTTTTGAAACGCGACGGCTATCGTTGCGTTATATGCGGCAGAGGGCGCAAAAACGGCGTGGAGTTATGCGTAGATCACATAATACCAAAAGAACTTGGCGGCAAAGCGACGATAGAAAATGCTCAAACGTTGTGCGCGCAACATAATATTAAAAAGAAGCATTATAAGCAAACCGAAACCGGTAAAAAGATGTTTATTCGCTTGTATGAACTCTCTAAAACTTTGGGCGATGATGAAACCAAACGTTTTTGCGAAGAGATATTAGAGGTGTTTGAACGGAATAATGTAAACGGACATATCGAGTGGAAAAAGTAA
- the fliN gene encoding flagellar motor switch protein FliN translates to MTNQTNQEAKNADEMIPDFSELLAMEIELVSDLGQTTLPLREVLNLERGSVIDLGKPAGESVEIYVNGRIIGRGEVMVYEKNLAIRVNEVLDANAALYYFAKETN, encoded by the coding sequence ATGACGAACCAAACGAATCAAGAGGCAAAAAACGCCGACGAGATGATCCCCGATTTTTCAGAGTTGCTGGCGATGGAGATCGAGCTTGTGTCCGATTTAGGGCAAACCACGCTGCCTTTGCGCGAAGTGCTAAATTTGGAGCGCGGATCGGTAATCGATCTTGGCAAGCCCGCCGGCGAATCGGTGGAAATATATGTCAACGGACGGATTATCGGGCGCGGCGAGGTGATGGTTTATGAAAAAAATCTCGCGATCCGCGTCAACGAGGTGCTAGACGCTAACGCGGCGCTTTACTATTTTGCGAAAGAGACAAATTGA
- a CDS encoding site-specific DNA-methyltransferase — MSNIKIIKAQERVISPGNAQDEYFRFSNAVLYRGDALETDTFCSEFADLIVTSPPYNVDIQYGSNSDALTYKEYLAFSERWIKNCLIWSAPQARFLLNIPLDKNKGGQKSVGADLTRIAQDVGWKYHSTIVWNEGNISRRTAWGSWLSASSPFVIAPVELVVVLYKEEWKKTRGSRISDIDKKEFMEWTNGLWTFNGESKKRIGHPAPFPMQLPYRAIKLFSYVGDVVFDPFSGSATTMIAAINNKRVAVGLEIDKNYCELSRKRILREIEIWNCK; from the coding sequence ATGAGTAATATCAAGATAATAAAAGCGCAAGAGCGGGTTATATCTCCTGGCAATGCGCAAGACGAGTACTTCAGGTTTTCAAACGCCGTTTTGTATCGCGGCGACGCGCTGGAAACCGATACCTTTTGCAGCGAGTTCGCCGATCTGATCGTAACGTCGCCGCCCTATAACGTGGATATTCAATACGGCTCAAACAGCGACGCATTAACTTATAAAGAGTATTTGGCTTTTTCTGAACGCTGGATCAAAAATTGTTTGATATGGAGCGCTCCGCAAGCGCGTTTTTTACTAAATATCCCGCTTGATAAAAATAAGGGCGGGCAAAAAAGCGTCGGCGCCGACTTAACAAGAATCGCGCAAGATGTTGGCTGGAAATATCATTCGACAATCGTTTGGAACGAAGGTAACATCTCAAGACGTACCGCGTGGGGATCATGGCTTTCGGCTTCATCTCCGTTTGTGATAGCGCCCGTAGAGCTTGTCGTAGTGTTATATAAGGAAGAGTGGAAGAAAACTCGCGGCTCTCGCATTTCCGACATAGACAAAAAAGAGTTTATGGAGTGGACAAACGGATTATGGACGTTTAATGGCGAGAGCAAAAAGCGTATAGGACATCCGGCGCCGTTTCCTATGCAACTGCCCTATAGAGCGATTAAACTATTCAGCTATGTAGGCGATGTGGTGTTTGATCCGTTTTCTGGCAGCGCCACGACTATGATCGCCGCCATAAACAATAAAAGAGTCGCCGTTGGGTTAGAGATCGATAAAAATTATTGCGAATTATCCAGAAAAAGGATATTGCGCGAAATTGAAATATGGAACTGCAAATGA
- a CDS encoding nitroreductase family protein — MKEIFSRFSVRKFQDRQVEPEKVEKLLRAAMQAPSAGNQQPWEFLIITKQESKEAIASICPYSKPLLGAPLGIMVLQNGAKLHYPENVQQDLGAACQNILLEAVYLGLGGVWMAIMDIKPQMKGIKERFKLPDHIEAFATIAIGYPAESKTPKLRYDEKRVHYEAY; from the coding sequence ATGAAAGAGATTTTCAGCCGCTTTAGCGTTCGTAAGTTTCAAGACAGGCAAGTAGAGCCTGAAAAGGTCGAAAAACTACTCCGCGCGGCGATGCAGGCGCCAAGCGCGGGCAATCAGCAGCCGTGGGAGTTCTTGATTATAACTAAGCAAGAGAGCAAAGAGGCGATAGCGAGTATCTGCCCATATAGCAAGCCGCTATTAGGCGCGCCGCTGGGAATTATGGTTCTGCAAAACGGCGCGAAACTACATTACCCCGAAAACGTTCAGCAGGATTTGGGCGCGGCGTGCCAAAATATTCTGCTAGAAGCCGTGTATTTAGGGCTTGGCGGCGTTTGGATGGCGATTATGGACATTAAGCCGCAGATGAAGGGGATCAAAGAGCGTTTCAAACTACCCGATCATATAGAGGCGTTCGCCACGATCGCGATCGGCTACCCCGCCGAAAGCAAAACGCCTAAGCTCCGCTACGACGAGAAGCGCGTCCATTACGAGGCATACTAA